The Hevea brasiliensis isolate MT/VB/25A 57/8 chromosome 1, ASM3005281v1, whole genome shotgun sequence genome has a window encoding:
- the LOC131183188 gene encoding uncharacterized protein LOC131183188 codes for MESEASTTTKTDNSNKDPTWKYVHLVNPNNRNDVACNFCSKVTKGGIFRAKQHLVGGFRNATICKKCPTHVRKELQEYIQQKASAKTLVKLPDYEDVEILGDDEDEDDVGTILRGSKGNSKVQKKARTKGPIDLYFSKSAAKAVQDRKNSKLKQTTINEACKRELRKKHVRI; via the coding sequence ATGGAATCGGAAGCATCTACCACTACTAAAACTGACAATAGCAACAAAGATCCCACATGGAAATATGTGCACTTGGTGAATCCAAACAATAGAAATGATGTTGCTTGTAACTTTTGTAGCAAAGTTACAAAAGGAGGGATATTTCGAGCTAAACAACATTTAGTTGGAGGATTTCGAAATGCTACAATATGTAAGAAGTGTCCAACACATGTGCGTAAAGAGCTACAAGAGTATATACAGCAAAAGGCTTCAGCAAAAACCTTAGTTAAATTGCCTGATTATGAGGATGTTGAAATTCTTGGAGATGACGAAGATGAAGATGATGTTGGGACAATTCTTAGAGGCTCAAAAGGAAATAGTAAGGTTCAAAAGAAGGCAAGGACAAAGGGTCCAATAGATTTATATTTTTCCAAAAGTGCTGCAAAGGCGGTGCAAGATAGAAAAAATTCAAAGCTAAAGCAAACCACTATTAATGAGGCATGTAAAAGGGAATTGCGAAAAAAACATGTAAGGATATAG
- the LOC131183187 gene encoding uncharacterized protein LOC131183187 — MYDAAIPFNAINYPSFQDMVESIGQFGIGMKAPSFHEVRVPLLNEEVAEVKNSLKSYEEEWAKYGCSIMADGWTDKKQRTLINFLVNYPKGTVFMESVDVSEYSKTSDKMYDLLNRFVERVGEANVVQVVTDNASNCVLIGKLLETKCPYLYWTPCAAHCLDLMLEDIGKIPKIHNTIKRAVTLNGYIYIRPGVVNMLRHFTGERELIRPAIIRFTIAFLTLQRIYKHKANLRKMFTSEERTKSKWAKELSGKKVYSIVMMPTFWTNIVYILKIFGPLVCVLRLVDGEKMPAMGYIYEAMDRAKEAIAKSFNEKEEKYRTIFEIIDKQWESQLHRPLHAAGYYLNPEFFYSNKKINEDVEVVTGIFGMDMAIRNRKKVSPTTWWLTYGATTPNLRNFAVKVLSLTCSASGCEHNWSIFEHIHSKKRNRLAQNRLNDLVFVKYNRSLKRRYDACDRIDPISLKDIDDNDDLTWNVVAAATGVEENAYNTRLSKGKNVASTSQQKRKASSTRISLLLEDEEENDDDEDVDLEDEYEEDNEDDEEDEEDEGDFDISIDVD; from the exons ATGTATGATGCGGCAATTCCTTTTAATGCTATCAATTATCCAAGTTTTCAAGATATGGTGGAGTCTATTGGACAATTTGGGATTGGTATGAAAGCACCTAGTTTTCATGAGGTTCGGGTTCCTTTATTGAATGAAGAAGTTGCTGAGGTGAAGAATTCATTAAAGTCCTATGAAGAAGAATGGGCAAAGTATGGTTGTTCTATAATGGCAGATGGTTGGACTGATAAGAAACAAAGGACTTTGATTAATTTCTTGGTGAATTATCCAAAGGGAACTGTTTTCATGGAATCTGTTGATGTTTCAGAGTACTCAAAAACTAGTGATAAGATGTATGACCTGCTTAATAGATTTGTAGAGCGTGTTGGAGAGGCTAATGTGGTTCAAGTTGTGACAGATAATGCGAGCAATTGTGTGCTTATAG gGAAGTTGTTAGAAACAAAGTGCCCTTATTTGTATTGGACTCCTTGTGCTGCTCATTGCCTAGATTTGATGCTAGAAGATATTGGAAAAATTCCCAAAATTCATAACACAATTAAAAGGGCAGTGACATTGAATGGATATATCTACATTCGCCCGGGTGTGGTGAACATGTTGCGGCACTTTACTGGTGAAAGAGAGCTAATTAGGCCAGCTATCATAAGATTTACAATTGCTTTTCTCACCCTTCAACGTATATATAAGCACAAGGCAAATTTGAGAAAGATGTTTACCTCAGAGGAAAGGACCAAAAGTAAGTGGGCAAAAGAACTGTCTGGTAAAAAAGTATATAGTATTGTCATGATGCCTACTTTTTGGACTAATATTGTTTATATCTTAAAGATATTTGGTCCATTAGTTTGTGTGCTTAGATTAGTCGATGGTGAGAAAATGCCTGCAATGGGATATATTTATGAGGCGATGGATAGGGCTAAAGAAGCAATTGCAAAGTCATTtaatgaaaaagaagaaaaatataggACAATTTTTGAGATTATTGATAAACAATGGGAAAGCCAACTCCATCGACCTTTGCACGCAGCTGGATATTATTTGAATCctgaatttttttattcaaataagAAAATTAATGAAGATGTTGAGGTTGTTACCG GTATCTTTGGGATGGATATGGCAATTAGGAATCGAAAGAAAGTATCTCCAA ctACATGGTGGCTAACTTATGGAGCAACAACTccaaatttgagaaattttgctGTTAAAGTGCTTAGCCTCACTTGTAGTGCATCTGGTTGTGAGCATAATTGGAGCATCTTTGAGCAT ATTCACAGTAAAAAAAGAAATAGACTAGCTCAAAATCGCTTGAATGATTTGGTGTTTGTCAAGTACAATCGATCATTAAAGCGTagatatgatgcatgtgaccgcaTTGACCCCATCTCATTGAAAGATATTGATGATA ATGATGATTTGACATGGAATGTGGTTGCTGCAGCTACTGGAGTTGAAGAGAATGCCTACAACACTAGATTAAGCAAAGGGAAAAATGTTGCATCTACATCACAGCAAAAAAGAAAAGCATCATCCACTCGTATTTCTTTACTTCTTGAAGACGAGGAAGaaaatgatgatgatgaagatgttGATTTGGAAGATGAGTATGAGGAGGAtaatgaagatgatgaagaagatgaagaagatgaaggggATTTTGATATTTCTATTGATGTGGATTGA